CGCGTTCAACTTGAGCTCGTATTTGACGCCTTCCTTGTAGGCTTCAACTTCCCATATGTTGTTACGCTCGTAATCTACTTCAGAGATTACGTAACCCGTCTTTTCAACGGTTTGAGCAATAGCTGAAAGCGGCTTTGCGTTATTGGGAGGCCATGGATCATCGGTATCGTCCACTTTTTGCCAGCGAACTTTCCCAGTGGTTCCTTCCAGCCGTAACTCATAAGCGGTCCCATCTTTAAGTGCCTCGACTTCCCAATCGCCTTTCTTGTAAGTGGCTTCTGAAATGAGATAGCCTTCACTTTCCATCAAGGAAGCGATTTCTGAAAATGGCTTCGCATCCCTGGTTGGCTCATCAGCCCGCAGGGTGTGATTCGAGAAAGCCAGAATCATCGTTAAACAAGATATGGATATAGTTTGATTACTCATGACTACCTATTCGGTTAATCTATAAGTTAGATGCACCGAACGTAGAGATATTCCAATTTTCCTGATAAATGAGAAACGATCTAATATGGTATCGCTACAGTTCTTATCAGAATTATTGATGGCCACGAAAATTCACAAAAAGACGCAAAAAACCGCAGCCCCAGGGCTTAGAAATTCTTCTGTGAATTTTTGTGCCTCTTTGTGGCTAAAAGATATGCAAAGACCTTAAGAAGTACAGCACAACGGCTACGACTTCAGATAAAAAAACGCCCCGACATAAGCCAGGGCGTTTGAAGTAAAATTCGTAATGATCCGAGTGCTAGCTGCGCTCAGTAATTTCGATCAGGTGAAAACCAAAGTCAGTCTTAACCGGACCGTGGACCTTGCCCACTTCGTCATTGAAGACAACCTTGTCAAATTCAGGAACCATTTGGCCTTGTTGGAAAGTTCCGAGATCACCGCCGCTACTACCTGAAGGGCACTTGGAGTGCTCTTTAGCGAGATCAGCGAAGCTTGCTCCACCTTCGATTTTTGTTTTGAGGTCCTCGCATTCCTGTTCGGAAGCTACGAGGATGTGACGAGCTGATGCTGTTGCCATAGTTTTATGAGGTTTCAGTAATTTTTTCCAAAAGGCCACGGTAAAATGAGGTTATTGAGTTCACATGTCCTTATATGGAAATCCTTTAGACTTGAAAAGATAAACTGTTGAATCCGAGAACAACTCAACTTCTGACAGCACCAGCTTCTGTGTCCTTCAGAAAGTGCTCGTAGGCGTCACGAATACCTGTTTCCAAATCGATCTTTGGTGTCCAGCCAGTCGCATTGATCTTGGAGTTATCCATCAGCTTGCGCATGGTTCCATCGGGCTTGGAGCTGTCCCAGGTCAATCGCCCTTCATAGCCAATGACTGCTTTAACCGTCTCCGCGAGCTCCTTGATGGAAACATCACTGCCGTAGCCGACATTCACCCAATCCGGCGGATTCTCAATCTCCAGCAGGTGGATCAAGCCTTCGGAAAGGTCATCCACATGGAGAAATTCGCGCATGGGCTTGCCGCTTCCCCAGACAACGACCTCTTCTAGGCCGTCCACTTTCGCTTCGTGAAAGCGACGAATCAAGGCTGGCAGGACATGAGAGTTCTCCGGATGGTAGTTATCACCGGGACCGTAAAGATTGGTCGGCATAGCCGAGTGAAAAAGAACGCCATATTGCTTCCGATAGTACTGACAAAGCTTGAGGCCTGCGATCTTGGCAATCGCATAGGGCTCATTGGTTGGCTCCAGAATTCCGGTCAGCAGGCAATCTTCCTGCATAGGCTGAGGTGCCTCACGTGGATAAATGCAGGAACTTCCAAGGAATAGCAGACGCTTAACGCCTGCCTCATAAGCACTATGGATACAATTATGAGCACTGGCCAGATTCTCATGAATGAACTCGGCCGGATAGGTGTTGTTGGCATGAATACCACCAACGCGCGCAGCAGCTACAATCACAATCTCAGGCTTCTGCTCTTCGAAAAAAGCCTTGGTCGCCGCCTGATCGCATAGATTCAGCTCACTGCGAGTGCGGGTAATGATATTTTCATAACCAAGGGCTTTGAGTCGGCGGACAACACCTCCGCCGACCATGCCTCTGTGCCCTGCTACATAGATGCGCGATTGCTTATCCATTGATTATTAAGCAGGGACGCCGTTTTTGTTCATGTTGAGATTCGCAGTCGCTTCCTGCACCGCTAGCTCATGCTTGGCCACATCAAGGTCTGCCTCAACCATGATACGAACAAGATCCTTGAAACGAACCTTTGGCTCCCAGCCGATGTTCTTCTTCAATTTAGCTGGATCACCAACAAGAAGATCCACCTCGGTTGGACGCTCATAGCGTTTGTCGTAATCAACGTATTCCTTCCAATCGAGATCGAGCAGTCCAAAAGTCTCTTCTACGAATTCACGAATCGTTCGGGTTTCACCTGTCGCGCAAACATAATCATCTGGCTTGTCCTGCTGAAGCATCAACCACATCACTTCGACATACTCCTTGGCATAACCCCAGTCACGCTTGGCGTCGAGATTTCCCAGGTAGAGCTTGTCCTGCAATCCCATCTTGATACGGGTCGCCGCACGAGTGATCTTGCGAGTAACGAACGTCTCACCACGGCGCGGACTTTCATGATTGAAGAGAATCCCGCTGCTGGCATGCATATTGTATGACTCGCGGTAGTTAACCGTCAGCCAGTGGGCATAGAGCTTAGCGCAACCATAAGGGGAACGTGGGTAAAACGGCGTTGTTTCGATCTGAGGAACGGCCTGAACCATGCCGAACATCTCTGAAGAAGATGCCTGATAGTAACGAACTTTGCCGACCAAACCAGCTTCGCGGATCGCATCAAGAATACGGGCGGCTCCGATTCCTGTGACGTCACCAGTGTATTCAGGGATGTCAAAAGAAACGCGGACGTGACTTTGAGCTGCGAGATTATAAATCTCATCCGGCTTCAACTCATAAATCAGTTTCACCATACGAACCGAGTCAGCGATGTCACCATAGTGCAGGAACAGCTTGGTTCCGTGAACATGCGGATCATTGTAAAGATGATCAATGCGGCTTGTGTTAAAAGTCGAGCTGCGACGGATGATGCCATGAACTTCATAACCTTTCTCAAGAAGAAGTTCAGCGAGATAAGAGCCGTCTTGGCCGGTGATTCCAGTAATAAGTGCTTTTTTCATTACGATCAGGTTAACAAATCATGGAGTAAATGTCTTTGCGTAAATGCGTAAATTATGTTTGTTATTTTGCGCAAAATCGAATGACCAAGCAATCACCCAGTGAACCAAAGCGTATTGCACTCCTGATTGAAGCTTCACCAAGTGGCTTGATAGAATTTGCGAGCGGCATGAGCGAGGCAATTTTGAGACATATCAAGCTGGACGTTGTTCCTGTCAGTGGTGGACCTGAAGCAGCGCT
The Rubellicoccus peritrichatus DNA segment above includes these coding regions:
- a CDS encoding PepSY domain-containing protein, which translates into the protein MSNQTISISCLTMILAFSNHTLRADEPTRDAKPFSEIASLMESEGYLISEATYKKGDWEVEALKDGTAYELRLEGTTGKVRWQKVDDTDDPWPPNNAKPLSAIAQTVEKTGYVISEVDYERNNIWEVEAYKEGVKYELKLNALTGALLIEKLDT
- a CDS encoding peptidylprolyl isomerase is translated as MKPHKTMATASARHILVASEQECEDLKTKIEGGASFADLAKEHSKCPSGSSGGDLGTFQQGQMVPEFDKVVFNDEVGKVHGPVKTDFGFHLIEITERS
- a CDS encoding GDP-L-fucose synthase, with amino-acid sequence MDKQSRIYVAGHRGMVGGGVVRRLKALGYENIITRTRSELNLCDQAATKAFFEEQKPEIVIVAAARVGGIHANNTYPAEFIHENLASAHNCIHSAYEAGVKRLLFLGSSCIYPREAPQPMQEDCLLTGILEPTNEPYAIAKIAGLKLCQYYRKQYGVLFHSAMPTNLYGPGDNYHPENSHVLPALIRRFHEAKVDGLEEVVVWGSGKPMREFLHVDDLSEGLIHLLEIENPPDWVNVGYGSDVSIKELAETVKAVIGYEGRLTWDSSKPDGTMRKLMDNSKINATGWTPKIDLETGIRDAYEHFLKDTEAGAVRS
- the gmd gene encoding GDP-mannose 4,6-dehydratase, which codes for MKKALITGITGQDGSYLAELLLEKGYEVHGIIRRSSTFNTSRIDHLYNDPHVHGTKLFLHYGDIADSVRMVKLIYELKPDEIYNLAAQSHVRVSFDIPEYTGDVTGIGAARILDAIREAGLVGKVRYYQASSSEMFGMVQAVPQIETTPFYPRSPYGCAKLYAHWLTVNYRESYNMHASSGILFNHESPRRGETFVTRKITRAATRIKMGLQDKLYLGNLDAKRDWGYAKEYVEVMWLMLQQDKPDDYVCATGETRTIREFVEETFGLLDLDWKEYVDYDKRYERPTEVDLLVGDPAKLKKNIGWEPKVRFKDLVRIMVEADLDVAKHELAVQEATANLNMNKNGVPA